In a single window of the Flavobacterium ammoniigenes genome:
- a CDS encoding ABC transporter ATP-binding protein translates to MDQNIKKLIPFTKPYQSHIVWNIVFNILYALFSTLSMITMFPLLEVLFKKSTAVIKEPTYTGIQDIGQFGKDWLFFTISDLNQKQGPQFALLLAVVLVIVTFLFKNLFNYLASYHITHLKNGVLRDLRQKMYYKIIDLPISYYSEKRKGDIMARMLGDVNEVQNSFFTILELIVKEPLTIVFTIIAMLNISVNLTLFVFIFIPVSGFIISKIGKSLKSKSTRAQQESGYFISLVEESLSGLKVVKSYNAESQFKKRFDNSIDRLLQLTNSIGNKNNLASPLSEFMGIVTIATLLWYGGNLVLVDKTLEGSLFLVYMLLSYNILTPAKNISKASYAVKNGLAAAERVFEVLEIENAITNHHEAIIKDTFDSKIEITNINFKYEDENVLKDFSLDVMKGQTVALVGQSGSGKSTIANLLTRFYDVNEGSIQIDGIAIKQLELHSLRNMIGLVTQDSILFNDSIRANIALGKEDATDNEIIEALKIANAYEFVKELPKGIHTNIGDSGNKLSGGQKQRLSIARAVLKNPPIMILDEATSALDTESEKLVQVALENMMQNRTSIVIAHRLSTIQKAHKIVVMQKGRIVEQGTHEELIALNGTYNKLVSMQSLE, encoded by the coding sequence ATGGATCAAAACATAAAAAAACTAATCCCCTTTACCAAACCCTATCAATCGCATATTGTATGGAATATAGTATTTAATATTTTGTATGCTTTGTTTAGCACACTCTCTATGATTACGATGTTTCCATTACTTGAAGTGTTGTTTAAAAAAAGTACAGCGGTAATTAAAGAACCAACGTACACTGGCATACAAGACATAGGACAATTTGGGAAAGATTGGTTGTTTTTCACCATATCTGATTTGAACCAAAAACAAGGACCTCAATTTGCTTTATTATTGGCAGTCGTTTTGGTTATCGTTACTTTTTTGTTTAAAAATTTATTCAATTATCTGGCATCCTATCACATTACGCATTTAAAAAATGGGGTGTTGCGTGATTTGAGACAAAAGATGTATTATAAAATTATCGATTTGCCTATCTCCTATTATTCGGAAAAAAGAAAAGGCGATATCATGGCGCGTATGCTCGGCGATGTGAACGAGGTACAAAACTCTTTCTTTACTATTTTAGAATTGATTGTAAAAGAGCCGTTAACGATTGTGTTTACGATAATTGCTATGCTTAATATTAGTGTAAATCTTACGCTGTTTGTTTTTATTTTTATTCCTGTTTCTGGATTTATAATTTCAAAAATCGGAAAAAGTTTGAAATCCAAATCGACTCGTGCTCAACAAGAAAGCGGATATTTCATCTCATTAGTAGAAGAAAGTTTAAGTGGACTCAAAGTGGTGAAAAGCTATAATGCCGAGAGTCAATTCAAAAAACGTTTTGACAATTCGATCGATCGTTTACTTCAACTAACTAATAGCATCGGAAACAAAAACAACTTGGCTTCTCCTTTAAGTGAGTTTATGGGAATTGTAACCATTGCTACTTTATTATGGTATGGCGGTAACTTAGTTTTGGTTGACAAAACCTTAGAAGGCTCCTTGTTCTTAGTCTATATGTTGCTATCGTATAACATTTTGACTCCAGCAAAAAACATTTCCAAAGCATCGTATGCTGTCAAAAATGGTCTGGCTGCTGCCGAACGAGTTTTTGAAGTATTAGAAATTGAGAATGCCATTACAAATCATCATGAAGCAATTATAAAAGACACCTTTGATTCAAAAATTGAAATAACCAACATCAATTTCAAATACGAAGATGAAAATGTCTTGAAAGATTTTTCACTAGATGTAATGAAAGGTCAAACGGTAGCACTAGTTGGCCAATCTGGAAGTGGAAAAAGTACCATCGCCAATTTATTAACTCGTTTTTATGATGTCAATGAAGGTAGTATTCAAATTGACGGAATAGCGATTAAACAATTAGAACTTCATTCCCTTCGAAATATGATTGGGTTGGTTACCCAAGATAGTATATTGTTTAACGATAGTATCAGAGCCAATATTGCCTTAGGTAAAGAAGACGCTACCGATAACGAAATCATTGAAGCATTGAAAATTGCCAATGCCTACGAATTTGTAAAAGAGTTACCCAAAGGTATTCATACTAATATTGGCGATAGCGGAAATAAATTATCGGGGGGTCAAAAACAACGTCTCTCTATCGCACGTGCCGTTTTGAAAAATCCACCCATTATGATTTTAGACGAAGCTACTTCAGCTTTGGATACCGAAAGTGAAAAATTAGTACAAGTCGCTTTGGAAAATATGATGCAAAACAGAACTTCTATTGTGATTGCTCACCGTCTTTCTACTATCCAAAAAGCCCATAAAATTGTGGTAATGCAAAAAGGACGAATTGTAGAACAAGGAACACATGAAGAATTAATTGCTTTGAATGGGACTTACAATAAACTAGTAAGTATGCAATCGCTCGAGTAA